One Thalassospira marina DNA window includes the following coding sequences:
- the adhP gene encoding alcohol dehydrogenase AdhP, producing MRATMKAAVAREFGKPLTIEEVTIPKVTPGKILVKIEASGVCHTDLHAVEGDWPVKPNPPFIPGHEGVGVVAEVGEGVKSVKAGDRVGVPWLHSACGHCHHCITGWETLCGEQLNTGYSVNGGFAEYVLADPDYVGHLPDALEYGNAAPVLCAGVTVYKGLKETECKPGETVVISGVGGLGHMAVQYAKAMGMKVIAVDIANDKLKLAKDLGADWTLNAAETDVVAEVQKQMGGANGVLVTAVSNAAFKQGVGMLGRHGTMALCGLPPGTFELDIFDTVLSRKTIRGSIVGTRADLQEALEFAGDGKVHSHFTTEPLENINSIFDRMRGGKIDGRIVMSI from the coding sequence TGAATTTGGCAAGCCACTAACCATCGAAGAAGTGACAATCCCCAAGGTAACCCCCGGCAAAATTCTGGTGAAAATCGAGGCATCGGGCGTATGCCACACCGATTTGCATGCTGTTGAAGGCGACTGGCCGGTAAAACCAAACCCGCCTTTTATTCCCGGCCATGAAGGTGTTGGCGTTGTTGCCGAGGTTGGTGAAGGCGTTAAATCCGTCAAGGCGGGGGACCGCGTTGGTGTGCCCTGGTTACATTCCGCCTGCGGACATTGCCATCATTGCATTACCGGCTGGGAAACCCTGTGCGGTGAACAGCTAAATACCGGATATTCCGTGAATGGCGGTTTTGCCGAATATGTCCTGGCCGATCCCGATTATGTCGGCCACCTGCCCGACGCCCTTGAATACGGCAATGCCGCCCCGGTTTTGTGTGCCGGTGTTACCGTTTACAAAGGCCTGAAGGAAACAGAATGCAAACCGGGTGAAACGGTTGTGATTTCCGGTGTTGGCGGGCTGGGCCATATGGCCGTGCAATATGCCAAGGCGATGGGCATGAAAGTTATCGCTGTTGACATTGCCAATGACAAACTGAAACTCGCCAAAGATCTGGGTGCTGACTGGACCCTGAATGCCGCCGAAACCGACGTTGTTGCCGAAGTGCAAAAACAGATGGGCGGTGCCAATGGCGTGCTGGTCACGGCTGTATCCAATGCGGCCTTCAAACAGGGTGTTGGCATGCTGGGCCGCCATGGCACCATGGCCCTGTGTGGCCTGCCGCCGGGAACGTTCGAGCTCGATATTTTCGATACCGTGCTGTCGCGCAAAACCATTCGCGGTTCCATCGTCGGCACCCGTGCCGACCTTCAGGAAGCCCTTGAATTTGCAGGCGACGGTAAAGTGCATTCGCATTTCACCACCGAACCGCTGGAAAACATCAATTCCATCTTTGATCGCATGCGTGGCGGCAAAATTGATGGCCGCATTGTGATGTCGATCTGA
- a CDS encoding methylated-DNA--[protein]-cysteine S-methyltransferase, which produces MKTVIDIARYDSPIGKLGLASVDGRLVHLDFEDNDGRMVLIQSRRFKSVDWQENGKVSASVTAWLDGYFAGKHMPLPLADLDLRGTDFQKMVWQALIEIPTGTHVSYAGMATKLGNPKAVRAVARANALNPVSILVPCHRVIGSDGTLTGYAGGLARKQWLLDHEAALVRAA; this is translated from the coding sequence ATGAAAACGGTAATTGATATCGCCCGATATGACAGCCCGATTGGCAAGCTGGGCCTGGCATCGGTTGATGGCCGGTTGGTGCACCTTGATTTTGAAGATAATGATGGGCGAATGGTTCTGATCCAGTCCCGGCGGTTCAAATCTGTTGACTGGCAGGAAAACGGCAAAGTGTCGGCATCGGTAACGGCCTGGCTGGATGGTTATTTCGCGGGAAAACATATGCCTTTGCCATTGGCTGATCTTGACCTGCGCGGAACTGATTTTCAAAAAATGGTTTGGCAGGCCTTAATTGAAATTCCAACAGGCACCCATGTTTCCTATGCCGGGATGGCCACCAAACTGGGCAACCCAAAGGCCGTACGCGCCGTTGCACGCGCCAATGCCCTAAACCCGGTTTCCATCCTTGTACCCTGCCACCGGGTTATTGGCTCTGACGGGACGCTTACGGGGTATGCAGGCGGCCTTGCCCGTAAACAATGGCTGCTGGACCATGAGGCAGCGTTAGTGCGTGCTGCCTGA